In one window of Halomarina pelagica DNA:
- a CDS encoding excalibur calcium-binding domain-containing protein, whose translation MTRQVRSAVTVLIAVLLVVSAGGFAVGTLGAQTQSDDLDCSDFETQGEAQEVLDDDPSDPNGLDGDGNGIACESLPGGDDTSDGDADAGDGDDGSQGNGDDSENTNDAGDSEETSDGGEDLNCEDFEDHDEAQDTYESDPSDPNNLDRDDDGTACEGLLDGGDGSDDGGDIDGDDGQSDADDSEDSEDSENSENSEDSNADDSESEGDADSSENTNDGDSDAASGGENAEEAAGTHYQVDFVTGQPEEVLGEDRTDFYSPEGRLVAYLHGSSAEAVTRTGSAASLDAAVASCVETDGITVEGDTASVTFTVAEDCEHEFSLVSYEKPGAGFDRGVQQQLVDAETDTFGSGTHTLTVDLPSDD comes from the coding sequence ATGACAAGACAGGTACGCAGCGCGGTGACGGTTCTGATCGCGGTTCTGCTGGTCGTCTCGGCCGGCGGATTCGCCGTCGGAACGCTCGGCGCACAGACTCAGAGCGACGATCTCGACTGCAGCGACTTCGAGACGCAGGGGGAGGCACAGGAGGTCCTCGATGACGATCCGAGCGACCCGAACGGGTTGGACGGTGACGGAAACGGCATCGCGTGCGAGAGCCTGCCCGGCGGCGACGACACTAGCGACGGGGACGCCGATGCCGGCGACGGCGACGACGGCTCGCAGGGCAACGGCGACGACTCGGAGAACACGAACGACGCCGGCGACTCCGAGGAGACGTCCGACGGCGGGGAGGACCTGAACTGCGAGGACTTCGAGGATCACGACGAGGCTCAGGACACCTACGAGTCCGACCCGAGCGATCCGAACAACCTCGATCGCGACGACGACGGCACGGCCTGCGAGGGCCTGCTCGACGGCGGTGACGGCAGCGACGACGGCGGCGACATCGACGGGGACGACGGCCAGAGCGACGCCGACGACTCGGAGGACTCGGAGGACTCGGAGAACTCGGAGAACTCGGAGGATTCGAACGCCGACGACTCCGAGAGCGAGGGCGACGCCGACAGCTCGGAGAACACGAACGACGGCGACTCGGACGCCGCGAGCGGCGGCGAGAACGCGGAGGAGGCCGCCGGGACCCACTATCAGGTCGACTTCGTGACCGGCCAGCCCGAGGAAGTCCTCGGCGAGGACCGAACCGACTTCTACAGCCCCGAGGGACGGCTCGTCGCGTACCTCCACGGGAGTTCCGCCGAGGCGGTCACCCGGACCGGATCGGCCGCGTCGCTCGACGCCGCGGTGGCCTCGTGCGTCGAAACCGACGGCATCACCGTCGAGGGCGACACCGCGAGTGTCACCTTCACCGTGGCCGAGGACTGCGAGCACGAGTTCTCGCTCGTCAGCTACGAGAAGCCCGGCGCGGGCTTCGACCGGGGCGTCCAGCAGCAGCTCGTGGACGCCGAGACCGACACCTTCGGTTCAGGAACCCACACGCTGACGGTCGACCTCCCGAGCGACGACTGA
- a CDS encoding DUF7350 domain-containing protein: MRRREVLRALSGGAVVALAGCLEGFGTQSAWRDPPLVENRPKAVYVPAVTEAMGMYGHEMAGPYGLALMYSYPHRFWNVTNREREKVVVTDDDAIHLMVALWDRESRQVIPTGSDVSLRIERDGGVVTQEVAYPMLSQQMGFHYGANYPLDGEGDYEATVTVGRPTVRTTGAFAGRFEEVRSATFAFTFDTDDVYGLELRRLGDRAGERGAIPTMDMDVPMGVVPPVDSLPGTPVGRTRTGDAVFEVLAIDDAARFDADGETYLAVVARTPYNRIVIPMMALSATLSRGGEVISEGPLTETLDPELGSHYGAGVESLESGDEIRLRVAVPPQVARHDGYETAFFEMPDRTIAVER, encoded by the coding sequence ATGCGTCGTCGAGAGGTTCTACGCGCGCTCTCCGGCGGAGCCGTCGTCGCGCTCGCGGGCTGTCTCGAGGGGTTCGGGACGCAGTCCGCGTGGCGCGACCCGCCCCTGGTCGAGAACCGGCCGAAGGCCGTCTACGTCCCCGCCGTCACCGAAGCGATGGGCATGTACGGACACGAGATGGCGGGCCCGTACGGTCTCGCGCTCATGTACTCCTACCCCCACCGCTTCTGGAACGTGACCAACCGCGAGCGGGAGAAGGTCGTCGTGACCGACGACGACGCCATCCACCTGATGGTCGCCCTCTGGGATCGCGAGTCGCGGCAGGTCATCCCCACGGGATCGGACGTCTCGCTGCGGATCGAGCGCGACGGCGGCGTCGTCACCCAGGAGGTGGCCTATCCAATGCTCTCCCAGCAGATGGGCTTTCACTACGGCGCGAACTACCCGCTCGACGGCGAGGGGGACTACGAGGCGACGGTCACCGTCGGCCGACCCACCGTCAGGACCACCGGCGCGTTCGCGGGCCGGTTCGAGGAGGTTCGCTCCGCGACGTTCGCGTTCACGTTCGACACGGACGACGTGTACGGTCTCGAACTGCGACGCCTCGGCGACCGCGCGGGCGAGCGCGGCGCGATTCCGACGATGGACATGGACGTTCCGATGGGGGTCGTCCCGCCCGTCGACTCCCTCCCGGGAACGCCCGTCGGTCGGACGAGGACCGGCGACGCGGTCTTCGAGGTGCTCGCGATCGACGACGCCGCCCGCTTCGACGCGGACGGGGAGACCTACCTCGCCGTCGTCGCCCGGACGCCGTACAACCGCATCGTGATCCCGATGATGGCCCTCTCGGCGACGCTCTCGCGCGGCGGGGAGGTGATCTCCGAGGGCCCGCTGACCGAGACCCTCGATCCCGAACTCGGATCACACTACGGCGCGGGCGTCGAGTCGCTCGAGTCGGGCGACGAGATCCGTCTCCGCGTCGCCGTCCCCCCGCAGGTCGCCCGACACGACGGCTACGAGACCGCCTTCTTCGAGATGCCCGACCGGACGATCGCCGTAGAGCGGTAG
- a CDS encoding DUF5518 domain-containing protein yields MDTDIRTNAIIGAVLTVVTAFVPLSPLLGGGVAGYLHRETREIGARVGALSGVLASVPLLFVASRLWPITAAGFSAAFVGAFAVVLVVLSLAYAVGLGALGGYVGSHIAEGREGVGAAGRKGPQ; encoded by the coding sequence ATGGATACCGACATCCGGACGAACGCGATCATCGGCGCGGTCCTCACCGTCGTTACGGCGTTCGTCCCCCTCTCCCCGCTGCTCGGCGGAGGGGTGGCCGGATACCTGCACCGGGAGACGCGGGAGATCGGCGCGCGCGTCGGCGCGCTCTCGGGGGTGCTGGCATCGGTGCCGCTGCTCTTCGTCGCCTCCCGGCTCTGGCCGATCACCGCGGCGGGGTTCAGCGCCGCGTTCGTCGGCGCGTTCGCCGTCGTCCTCGTCGTGCTCTCGCTGGCCTACGCCGTCGGACTGGGGGCGCTCGGGGGGTACGTCGGCAGCCACATCGCCGAGGGGCGCGAGGGCGTCGGGGCGGCCGGGCGGAAGGGTCCGCAGTGA
- a CDS encoding amino acid permease, translating to MTDGEQELAKDLGPLAALTIGVGTMIGAGIFILPGAAVERAGPLAAAAFVLGGGIAVLTAFSASELGTAMPKSGGAYYYINHALGPLFGSIAGWGNWLGLAFASAFYMYGFGQYIATMLDAYLGVALPTLDLVVLSLSGAKLVALAGAGLFILVNYVGAKETGRLQNVIVVALVGILAVFTVFGAMNADVSKLTPIAPDGYGPLLPVTGLIFVSYLGFVQITSVAEEIKDPGRNLPRAVLGSVVIVTIVYALVLVTVLAAVDNSLVAGNDTAVVDVARLLIGPLGAAAMLFGGLLATASSANASILASSRINFAMGRDGIISPDLNDVHPRYGTPYRSIAVTGGFILAFIAFGDLTTLSTAGSVLHLVIYGLLNVALVVMRQIDPEDYAPDYRVPLYPIIPVLGAVISFALIAFFSTVIVALCLAFVLFAAGWYVVYARGRTSKQGVLSQHVLSRPGAYPEPAVSAAASVKPDGGSYRVMVPLANPESETDLITLASAIARQRGGTVLATHIVTVPDQTALASGAEHLDDLDAESGTLLDNARRDAETFGVPVETHTILSHRSFEEVFDAARTHAADLVVMGWGPDAHGSPGRAESAVDELVETVPCDFLVLRDRGFDPSRILVPTAGGPDSDLSAAVAALLAREYESEVTLLNVADDEAEGRAFLESWAAEHDLADATLRVETGDVERAIERAARDATLLVVGATERGLLRRLVGGSLVMDVVDDVECSVLLAERRRERSLRERLFG from the coding sequence ATGACCGACGGGGAGCAGGAACTCGCCAAGGACCTCGGCCCGCTCGCCGCGCTGACGATCGGCGTGGGGACGATGATCGGCGCGGGCATCTTCATCCTCCCGGGGGCCGCCGTCGAACGGGCCGGACCGCTCGCGGCGGCCGCCTTCGTGCTCGGCGGCGGCATCGCCGTGCTGACGGCCTTCTCGGCGAGCGAACTCGGGACGGCCATGCCCAAATCCGGCGGCGCGTACTACTACATCAACCACGCGCTCGGTCCGCTGTTCGGCTCGATCGCCGGATGGGGTAACTGGTTGGGGCTGGCGTTCGCGAGCGCCTTCTACATGTACGGCTTCGGCCAGTACATCGCGACCATGCTCGACGCGTACCTCGGCGTCGCGCTCCCGACGCTCGACCTCGTCGTGCTCTCGCTGTCCGGCGCGAAGCTGGTCGCGCTCGCCGGGGCGGGACTGTTCATCCTCGTGAACTACGTCGGAGCGAAGGAGACCGGCCGCCTGCAGAACGTGATCGTCGTCGCGCTGGTGGGCATCCTCGCCGTGTTCACCGTCTTCGGCGCGATGAACGCGGACGTGTCGAAGTTGACCCCGATCGCGCCCGACGGGTACGGTCCCCTGCTTCCCGTGACGGGCCTCATCTTCGTCTCGTATCTCGGGTTCGTCCAGATCACGTCGGTGGCCGAGGAGATCAAGGACCCCGGTCGAAACCTCCCCCGCGCGGTGCTCGGGAGCGTCGTCATCGTCACGATCGTCTACGCGCTCGTCCTGGTGACGGTCCTCGCCGCCGTGGACAACAGCCTCGTCGCGGGCAACGACACGGCGGTCGTCGACGTCGCGCGGCTGCTCATCGGTCCCCTGGGCGCGGCCGCGATGCTGTTCGGCGGGCTGCTCGCGACCGCCTCGAGCGCGAACGCCTCGATCCTCGCCTCCTCGCGCATCAACTTCGCCATGGGCCGCGACGGTATCATCAGCCCGGACCTGAACGACGTCCACCCGCGGTACGGGACGCCCTACCGCTCCATCGCCGTGACCGGCGGCTTCATCCTCGCGTTCATCGCGTTCGGCGACCTGACGACCCTCTCGACCGCCGGGAGCGTCCTCCACCTCGTCATCTACGGGCTGCTGAACGTCGCGCTCGTCGTCATGCGACAGATCGACCCGGAGGACTACGCGCCGGACTACAGAGTGCCGCTCTACCCGATCATTCCGGTCCTGGGCGCAGTCATCTCGTTCGCGCTCATCGCGTTCTTCTCGACGGTCATCGTCGCGCTCTGTCTCGCGTTCGTGCTGTTCGCGGCCGGTTGGTACGTCGTCTACGCCCGCGGTCGGACGAGTAAACAGGGCGTCCTCTCGCAGCACGTCCTCTCGCGTCCGGGCGCGTACCCGGAACCCGCGGTCTCGGCCGCGGCCAGCGTCAAACCCGACGGCGGTTCCTACCGCGTGATGGTCCCCCTCGCGAACCCCGAGTCCGAGACGGACCTCATCACGCTCGCGAGCGCCATCGCCAGGCAGCGCGGCGGAACGGTGCTCGCGACGCACATCGTCACCGTTCCCGACCAGACGGCGCTCGCCTCCGGAGCGGAGCACCTCGACGACCTCGACGCCGAGTCGGGGACGCTCCTCGACAACGCCCGCCGCGACGCGGAGACGTTCGGCGTCCCCGTCGAGACGCACACGATCCTCTCCCACCGGAGCTTCGAGGAGGTGTTCGACGCGGCGCGGACGCACGCGGCAGACCTCGTCGTGATGGGCTGGGGTCCCGACGCCCACGGGTCGCCCGGGCGCGCGGAGAGCGCCGTGGACGAACTCGTCGAGACCGTTCCCTGCGACTTCCTCGTCCTGAGGGACCGCGGGTTCGACCCCTCGCGCATCCTCGTCCCGACGGCGGGCGGACCGGACTCCGACCTCTCGGCCGCCGTCGCCGCGCTCCTCGCTCGGGAGTACGAGAGCGAGGTGACCCTGCTCAACGTCGCCGACGACGAGGCCGAGGGGCGGGCCTTCCTCGAATCGTGGGCCGCGGAGCACGACCTGGCGGACGCCACCCTCCGCGTCGAGACGGGCGACGTGGAGCGAGCCATCGAACGGGCCGCCCGGGACGCGACGCTGCTCGTCGTCGGCGCGACCGAGCGCGGCCTCCTGCGTCGACTCGTGGGCGGTTCGCTCGTGATGGACGTGGTCGACGACGTGGAGTGTTCGGTGCTACTCGCGGAGCGTAGGCGCGAACGAAGCCTTCGCGAGCGCCTCTTCGGCTAG
- a CDS encoding universal stress protein produces the protein MTDLLSHVLVPVVNEDDARSTARALEAYAPTAVTVLHVVEKGEGVPDKTPVEQSEEIAAAAYAAFREEFPDAATETRYARDIVAAVFEAAADLDASAVAFQPREGGFLTRLVTGNRTLELVTTGDLPVVVLPGGDGGE, from the coding sequence ATGACCGACCTCCTCTCGCACGTGCTGGTTCCCGTCGTGAACGAGGACGACGCCCGGTCGACCGCGCGGGCGCTCGAGGCCTACGCGCCGACGGCCGTGACCGTGCTCCACGTCGTCGAGAAGGGAGAAGGCGTTCCGGACAAGACGCCCGTCGAACAGAGCGAGGAGATCGCCGCGGCGGCCTACGCGGCCTTTCGGGAGGAGTTCCCCGACGCGGCGACCGAGACGCGCTACGCCCGCGATATCGTCGCCGCGGTGTTCGAGGCGGCGGCCGACCTCGACGCGAGCGCCGTCGCGTTTCAGCCCCGCGAGGGCGGCTTTCTGACGCGCCTCGTCACCGGTAATCGGACGCTCGAGCTGGTGACGACCGGCGACCTGCCGGTCGTCGTCCTGCCGGGGGGTGACGGGGGTGAGTGA
- the trkA gene encoding Trk system potassium transporter TrkA, whose amino-acid sequence MRVVVVGAGEVGSSIAESLCVNHEVVVVDIDSERADALTYGMDVLSLAGDGTDLDVLEEAGVAEADILIASTDDDETNIVTCGTATAIGDAFTIARVKRPQYLRTWQRSEYAFGIDFMICTDLLTANAIVGIIGLPTAQDVDMFAGGTVQMTEFKVPSNSPVADRTVAEADEFEQLTFAAIIRDDDILIPNGQTRIESEDEIVVIGHPESARAFGAAIAPSQNGPNDVVIVGGSEIGYQVAQLLEEREFEPRLIERDEERARWLAERLPRTLVLGSDATDQDFLERERIGDADVLVATLENDQQNLLATLLAKRLGTDRAIAVVDTGDFADLFEAVGVDVAVSPREVTAEEIIRFTRSRRMENISMIEGDRAEVIEIEVAPDSELAGRPIREVVTRLPNVVFGAITRDGGFITPRGDTVIEVGDHVVIFAEIDSVDEITNVI is encoded by the coding sequence ATGCGCGTAGTCGTCGTCGGCGCGGGCGAGGTCGGTTCGAGCATCGCCGAGAGCCTCTGCGTCAACCACGAGGTCGTCGTCGTCGACATCGACTCGGAGCGAGCGGACGCCCTCACCTACGGCATGGACGTGCTCTCGCTCGCGGGCGACGGGACCGACCTCGACGTTCTGGAGGAGGCGGGCGTCGCGGAGGCGGACATCCTTATCGCCAGCACGGACGACGACGAGACGAACATCGTCACTTGCGGGACGGCGACGGCGATCGGCGACGCGTTCACCATCGCCCGGGTGAAGCGCCCGCAGTACCTCCGGACGTGGCAGCGCTCCGAGTACGCCTTCGGGATCGACTTCATGATCTGTACGGACCTGCTGACCGCGAACGCCATCGTCGGTATCATCGGTCTCCCGACGGCACAGGACGTGGATATGTTCGCCGGTGGTACGGTCCAGATGACCGAGTTCAAGGTCCCCTCGAACAGCCCGGTCGCGGACCGGACCGTCGCGGAGGCCGACGAGTTCGAACAGCTCACCTTCGCCGCCATCATCCGCGACGACGACATCCTCATCCCGAACGGCCAGACCCGCATCGAGAGCGAGGACGAGATCGTCGTGATCGGTCACCCGGAGAGCGCCCGCGCGTTCGGCGCGGCGATCGCCCCGAGTCAGAACGGACCGAACGACGTCGTCATCGTCGGCGGGAGCGAGATCGGCTACCAGGTCGCGCAACTGCTCGAGGAGCGGGAGTTCGAGCCCCGCCTCATCGAACGCGACGAGGAGCGCGCGCGCTGGCTCGCCGAACGCCTCCCGAGGACGCTCGTCCTCGGGAGCGACGCGACCGATCAGGACTTCCTCGAACGAGAGCGGATCGGCGACGCCGACGTGCTCGTGGCGACGCTCGAGAACGACCAGCAGAACCTCCTCGCGACGCTGCTCGCGAAGCGACTCGGGACGGACCGCGCCATCGCCGTGGTCGACACCGGCGACTTCGCCGACCTGTTCGAGGCCGTCGGCGTCGACGTCGCGGTCAGCCCGCGCGAGGTCACCGCGGAGGAGATCATCCGGTTCACCCGCTCGCGTCGCATGGAGAACATCTCCATGATCGAGGGCGATCGGGCGGAGGTCATCGAGATCGAGGTCGCCCCCGACAGCGAACTCGCCGGGCGACCGATCCGCGAGGTCGTCACCCGCCTTCCGAACGTCGTCTTCGGGGCGATCACCCGGGACGGGGGGTTCATCACCCCGCGCGGCGACACGGTCATCGAGGTCGGCGACCACGTCGTCATATTCGCGGAGATCGACTCGGTCGACGAGATAACGAACGTCATATGA
- a CDS encoding TrkH family potassium uptake protein: MMRVRWRTSASYLGTVLTALTVPLVLTAGVSLVYGESPVPLLAPAGLSLALGLALGRFERGSLGPRETYLMVSAAWFVVAVVGALPFLLAGTGVFADPVNALFESMSGITTTGATVLESFDAHGRGVMMWRQVLQWLGGLGILVLVVALFSQLSVGGAKLMETETQTTDVTKLAPRITQTARLIGGLYAGLTAALVLLLLAMNVGGVAPRMTPYNAVAHALTTVSTAGFSPEPESVGAFTPAVQWVIAAFMFVGATNFVLLYHLLGGDAGRLVRSEEFRVYLGVIAAGTVLVTVFLALDGTYDTVEATVRHAAFQVVSIVTTTGYASSDFDVWSVGARHLLFLGMFIGGMAGSTTCSIKTFRWLVAAKAFRRNLLLAVHPDAVRPVRLGSTVVDERTIRDVIAYVLLTLVIFGLLTVFIVVDVSRASVALDEFEVMGAAASTFLNIGPAFGPAGPYGTYNVFPRSTKVAMILLMWVGRIEIIPVLLLLTPSFWRS; this comes from the coding sequence ATGATGCGGGTCCGCTGGCGCACGAGCGCCAGCTACCTCGGGACCGTCCTGACGGCGTTGACCGTCCCGCTCGTCCTCACCGCCGGCGTCTCGCTCGTCTACGGCGAATCCCCGGTGCCGCTCCTCGCGCCGGCGGGTCTCTCGCTCGCGCTCGGCCTCGCGCTCGGGCGGTTCGAGCGCGGGTCGCTCGGCCCGCGGGAGACCTACCTGATGGTGTCGGCCGCGTGGTTCGTCGTGGCCGTCGTCGGTGCGCTCCCCTTTCTCCTCGCCGGGACGGGCGTCTTCGCCGACCCGGTTAACGCGCTGTTCGAGTCGATGAGCGGCATCACGACGACCGGCGCGACGGTCCTCGAGTCCTTCGACGCCCACGGCCGCGGCGTCATGATGTGGCGACAGGTCCTCCAGTGGCTCGGCGGTCTCGGCATCCTCGTCCTCGTCGTCGCGCTCTTCTCCCAGCTCTCGGTCGGCGGCGCGAAGCTGATGGAGACGGAGACGCAGACGACGGACGTGACGAAGCTCGCCCCCCGGATCACGCAGACCGCGCGGCTCATCGGCGGGCTGTACGCCGGGTTGACCGCCGCGTTGGTCCTCCTGCTGCTCGCCATGAACGTCGGCGGCGTCGCCCCCCGGATGACGCCGTACAACGCCGTCGCCCACGCCCTGACGACCGTCTCGACCGCCGGGTTCTCGCCCGAACCCGAGAGCGTGGGGGCGTTCACGCCCGCGGTGCAGTGGGTCATCGCCGCGTTCATGTTCGTCGGCGCGACGAACTTCGTGCTCCTGTATCACCTGCTCGGGGGCGACGCCGGCCGGCTCGTTCGAAGCGAGGAGTTCCGGGTCTACCTCGGCGTCATCGCCGCCGGCACCGTCCTCGTCACCGTCTTCCTCGCGCTCGACGGAACGTACGACACGGTCGAGGCGACGGTGCGACACGCCGCGTTCCAGGTGGTCTCCATCGTGACGACGACCGGTTACGCCTCGAGCGACTTCGACGTCTGGTCGGTCGGCGCGCGTCACCTCCTCTTTCTCGGCATGTTCATCGGCGGGATGGCCGGGAGCACCACCTGCTCGATCAAGACCTTCCGGTGGCTCGTCGCGGCGAAGGCGTTTCGGCGAAACCTGCTGCTCGCCGTTCACCCCGACGCCGTCAGACCCGTCCGCCTCGGGTCGACGGTCGTCGACGAGCGAACGATCCGCGACGTCATCGCGTACGTCCTGCTCACCCTCGTGATCTTCGGGCTCCTGACGGTGTTCATCGTCGTCGACGTGTCGCGGGCGTCGGTCGCCCTCGACGAGTTCGAGGTCATGGGGGCGGCCGCGTCGACGTTCCTCAACATCGGTCCGGCGTTCGGCCCCGCCGGACCCTACGGGACCTACAACGTCTTCCCCCGGTCGACGAAGGTGGCGATGATCCTCCTCATGTGGGTCGGACGCATCGAGATCATTCCCGTGTTACTGTTGCTCACGCCGTCGTTCTGGCGCTCCTAG
- a CDS encoding TrkH family potassium uptake protein translates to MRVEWRASASLVGTVLRYLSVALLFPLAVAIYYGADVWVFVATILITVVAGTLLERLDPVPDLGPREGFLMVALTWLAVAGVGTLPYLLAGIGSESTLRFPTNALFESMSGFTTTGATVMGNISFETHSRAIMMWRQFTQWLGGMGIVVLAVAILPELSVGGAQLIDAEAPGPGIEKLTPRIAETARVLWLAYLGLTALEVVLLYALHLGGLAPNMTFYNAVAHALTTMPTGGFSPEARSIEAFSAAVQWVIIPFMVVAGVNFALVWQVIDGKPRRLFRDSEFRFYLGLLGALSALGAVLLFTGTGLATGGVAVEEGYLAGVRSAIPGDVERSLRESTFQFVSIMTTTGYASMDFNAWSDSTKYLLLVAMLIGGSAGSTGGAIKVVRWLVILKTVRRELFTTVHPEAVRPVRLGGQVIDERAIRGIFAFTLLYVSLFFVSVVVLLVDAERIGYALSAFEAMSAVASTLGNVGPGFGSLGPMQNYLGFSGFSKLYMVFLMWVGRLEIIPVLVLLTGAYWRS, encoded by the coding sequence ATCCGCGTCGAGTGGCGCGCGAGCGCCAGTCTCGTCGGGACGGTCCTCCGCTACCTCTCCGTGGCGCTCCTCTTCCCGCTCGCCGTCGCAATCTACTACGGGGCGGACGTCTGGGTGTTCGTCGCCACCATCCTCATCACCGTCGTCGCCGGCACGCTCCTCGAACGGCTCGATCCCGTCCCCGACCTCGGCCCACGTGAGGGGTTCCTGATGGTCGCGCTCACGTGGCTCGCGGTGGCGGGCGTCGGTACTCTCCCGTACCTGCTCGCGGGGATCGGAAGCGAGTCGACGCTCCGCTTCCCGACGAACGCGCTATTCGAGTCGATGAGCGGCTTCACGACGACCGGCGCGACGGTGATGGGGAATATCTCCTTCGAGACGCACTCCCGCGCGATCATGATGTGGCGGCAGTTCACCCAGTGGCTCGGCGGGATGGGGATCGTCGTCCTCGCGGTCGCGATCCTCCCCGAACTCTCCGTCGGCGGCGCGCAGTTGATCGACGCCGAGGCTCCGGGACCCGGCATCGAGAAGCTCACCCCGAGGATCGCGGAGACGGCGCGCGTGCTCTGGCTCGCCTACCTCGGGCTGACGGCGCTCGAAGTCGTCCTGCTCTACGCGCTGCACCTCGGCGGACTCGCGCCGAACATGACGTTCTACAACGCGGTCGCCCACGCGCTGACGACGATGCCGACCGGCGGGTTCTCGCCCGAGGCGCGCTCCATCGAGGCGTTCTCGGCGGCCGTCCAGTGGGTCATCATCCCGTTCATGGTCGTCGCCGGGGTGAACTTCGCGCTCGTCTGGCAGGTGATCGACGGCAAGCCGCGGCGGCTGTTCCGCGACAGCGAGTTCCGCTTCTACCTCGGCCTGCTCGGCGCGCTGAGCGCCCTCGGGGCCGTCCTGCTGTTCACCGGCACCGGACTCGCGACCGGCGGCGTGGCCGTCGAGGAGGGATACCTCGCGGGCGTGCGCAGCGCCATACCCGGCGACGTCGAGCGGTCGCTGCGCGAGTCGACCTTCCAGTTCGTCTCGATCATGACGACGACCGGCTACGCGAGCATGGACTTCAACGCGTGGAGCGACTCGACGAAGTACCTCCTGCTCGTGGCGATGCTCATCGGCGGCTCGGCGGGATCGACCGGCGGGGCGATCAAGGTCGTCCGCTGGCTGGTGATCCTGAAGACCGTCCGCCGCGAGCTGTTCACGACGGTCCACCCCGAGGCCGTCAGACCGGTCCGCCTCGGTGGACAGGTCATCGACGAGCGCGCCATCCGGGGCATCTTCGCCTTCACGCTGCTCTACGTCTCGCTCTTCTTCGTGAGCGTCGTCGTCCTGCTCGTGGACGCGGAGCGGATCGGCTACGCGCTGTCGGCGTTCGAGGCGATGAGCGCGGTCGCCTCGACGCTCGGCAACGTCGGGCCGGGCTTTGGCAGTCTCGGTCCCATGCAGAACTACCTCGGGTTCTCCGGGTTCTCGAAGCTCTACATGGTCTTCCTGATGTGGGTGGGTCGCCTCGAGATCATCCCCGTGCTGGTGCTGCTGACCGGCGCGTACTGGCGATCGTGA